CGCAGGATTCCGACAAAGCCTTGATAACATCCACTGTGCCGTGTCCGCCTTCTTTCCAACAGCGGAATTCACGGTCCCCAAAATTATAGTATCCGGGACAAAAAGCGGTGGTGTCCTCATCGATGACCCCCTCTTCCAGAGCGGCCATAGCGGTTACAATCTTATAGGTCGAAGCAGGCGGGTACTCGCCCTGGAGGGCTTTATTTTCCAGCGGCCGTTGCGGATTGGAAACCAGCGCTTCCCATTGTTCGTGGGACATGCCGCTGACAAAATCATTCTGGTCAAAAGAGGGATTGCTGGCCAGCGCCAGAATCTCTCCGCTGGCAGGGTCCATGGCAATAACAGCGCCCGCACGTCCCAATAAAAGCTCCTCGGCTTTTTTTTGCAACCTTGTATCGATGGTCAGATAGACATTGTGCCCCGAGGTCGCCTCAACCGTTTTTAAAACCCGGACCACCTGCCCGGTTGCGTTCACCTCGACCTGGCGCCCCCCACGTTCCCCCCGCAGATAGCGTTCGTAGGTTTTTTCCACTCCAAACCGGCCGATAAAATCTCCGCCCTTGTTTTCCAGGTATTTTCCGCTTTTGAGTTCTTCAGCGTTAATTTCACTAAGGTATCCCACCAGGTGGGCGGCGCTGTTTTGGTTGATGTAATGCCGGCGGGCTTCAACATTTACGCCGACACCGGGCAAATCAAATTTGTGGACCTCAACCCGTGCCAAGGCATCTCTGCCGATATCCTGCTTCAATAAAATGGGGGTATAGGCTGAATAACCTTTGGTCCGCAATATTTTAGACTGCAGTTCTTCCAGCGGGGCCTCCAGGAAATATGTCAGCCTGACGAGGGTTTTTTCAAGCGGTTTGGCATCTTTTGTGATGATGCTAAGATCAAATGAAGGGCGGTTGTCCACCAGCAGTTCGCCGTTGCGGTCAAAGATTAGCCCCCGTGGCGGTTTGATGCTTTGCAGCCGGATGCTGTTGTTTTCCGAAAGGCGTCGGTATTCCTCGCGTTCAATGACTTGAAGAAAAAAAAGACGCACAAACAGCACCACAAAGGCAGCCATAACGCAAAGTATAAACCCCTTTAATCTTTGCCGAAACCAGTTGCTGTCGGCAGTCCGCAGGAATTGGTCCAAAGCTAACCTCTCAAACGAATGCGTCGCCGCATGATATCAATCCTGTCATGTCAGGATTCCTGTTCTTTCACCACCGCCACAATGCGGCTTGCCCACCCGCTCCATTTGCGATGGGCGACAGATATGGCGATGATCAAAACAGGCCCCGTAATGAGCGCCCACAGCAGCTGCGTTACGACCCGATCCCCCCACCCCGGGGGCAGTTCGGATGCTTCACCCAGCCAGAGGATGGTCGCAATGATAATTAAGTTCTCTACCAGGACGCCGGCAGCCACCACGATCAGCCATAGCCCCTTATTGCCTGCATGCAGAAAGGTGACAAACCATCGGGTCACGACAAACATCCAGAAATAAGTCGTCAGAAATATGCCGAAAGGCCCGCCCGAAAGACTGTCCTGCATAAATCCGAGCAGCAAAACAAAGGGGATGCCTTCACGGGCCGGCCGATATAAACCGAGGTAAAAGACAAAAGGAATCAGCATGTCGTAAAATTGATCGAACATTGAAAAATAAGGCATCAAAGTCGTCTTAAGGATGACGAAAATCAGACTCAAAAACATGTAAAAAAGAAAGTTCATCAATCATTCGCCGATACTGATTCCGGGACGCTCAAAATGACCAGAACCTCTTCAAGCTTTTCAAAATCCACATATGGCGTTACCGCGACCTCTTGAAAAATACCCGAATTACGCTTGATAACGCCGGAGACATAGCCGATTTGAAGACCCTTGGGATAAACACCGTCCAGCCCGGAGGAAACAACCGCATCCCCGACTTTGACGTCATGCTTTCGCAGGACATACTTCAAAAAGCATTGATCCGCTGATTTGCCTTCGATAATTCCCCGGGCGCGGGTGCGCTGCACCAGTGCGTCCACCGCACTGTTCTGGTCGATAATCAAAAGAACCTTTGATTGGTGCGCAGAAGCCTCGGCGATCTGTCCGACAATCCCTTCGGATATCACCACCGGCTGGCCTTTGGATAAGCCGTCGGCCTGGCCTTTGTCGATAACAACGGCTTTAAACCAGGAAGAAGGATCTCTGCTGATGATTTCGGCTGCGATAAAGCTGCCTGTCATGTTTTTGCGGAAATTCAGCAGCTCGCGCAGCCGCATGTTGGACAGCTCGACTTCCACAAGTTGATTGTTTTTTTGAACGGCCTCTTTCAACAGCTCTTTCAGGACTTGGTTTTCTTCGGTCACCGAAACAAGCGCGAAATAATGCGACCATATGTTTTTACAAAACCGAACCGAACGGGTGACAGCTTTCTGGAAAGGGGCCACAATAGCAAGGGCGATTCGACCCGGCACATACGCTTTTTTGTGATGCCGGGTTGAAAGGGAGAGGACTATGATGTTGACCGTGACAGCCACCACCAGGCCAACAATCATCACCGTCTTTCGTGAGAACATGCAACTATTTAATAACTACCTGTTTAAGGATTTCAATGCTGTCCAGAACTTTTCCTGAACCGTACGCGACTGTTGATAAGGGGTCTTCCGTAATCGTGATGGGCAGACCACTCTCTTCCTTGAGAAGCTTATCAAGATTTTTTAACAGCGCACCGCCGCCGGTTAAAACAATTCCCCTGTCGACGATGTCGGCCGCCAGTTCCGGCGGCGTCTGCTCCAGGGCAATCTTTACCGTTTCCACGATGGCTTCGATCTGTTCGGATATCGCGACCCGGATTTCTTCAGAATCAATGGCCAGAATTTTAGGGATCCCCGATACCAAGTCCCTTCCCTTAACCTCGATTGTCTCAAGGTCGTCCGGGTCCGGATAGGCGTTTCCGATGGTTGTCTTGATAATCTCGGCGGTTCTTTCACCGATCAACAGATTATATTTTCTTTTGATGTACTGCGTAATCGCAGCGTCCATTTTATCGCCGGCCACCCGCACGGATCGGCTGTAAACGATACCGGCCAGGGAAATAACGGCGACTTCGGTGGTGCCCCCGCCGATGTCCACCACCATATTGCAGGTCGGTTCCGTGATGGGCAGGCCGGCGCCGATGGCCGCCGCCATCGGCTCCTCGATCAGAAACACCTCACGCGCGCCGGCGGATTCAGCCGACTCCCTGACCGCCCGCTTTTCAACCTGGGTAATGCCGGAGGGGACCGCGATGATAATTCGAGGGCGTACAAATGTACGGCGGTTATGGACCTTGTGGATGAAATGGCGCAGCATGGCCTCGGTTACCTCAAAATCCGCGATAACACCGTCCCGCATCGGACGAATGGCCACGATATTCCCGGGGGTTCGTCCCAACATCTTTTTGGCTTCAGTGCCGACAGCCAGGACCCGATTTTTCAGCCTGTCGTCGGTTCGAACGGCAACCACGGAAGGTTCGCTCAACACGATCCCCTTTCCTTTGACGAAAACCAGTGTGTTTGCAGTCCCCAGATCAATGGCAAGATCACTGGAAAAAATACCCAACATTGCATCAAAAAAAAGATTCATAACCCCTCATTATCGGTACACGCTGCTTGCACCTGTATTTTAGTTGATATTCCGTCGTTTGATAAATTCCGGCTGTTTTCCCCCGGGTGCCGGAAATGTCCCTTATCGGTCTGAAACAGAGTTTATTGAAAAGAAATAACTATCAAAATTATATTTTCAATACAAGAAAAATATCAACCGATACATTTCATCACAGCATCATGAAGCACCGGCCGGAATTCCCGGATCCGGATA
The Desulfobacterales bacterium DNA segment above includes these coding regions:
- a CDS encoding rod shape-determining protein, with product MNLFFDAMLGIFSSDLAIDLGTANTLVFVKGKGIVLSEPSVVAVRTDDRLKNRVLAVGTEAKKMLGRTPGNIVAIRPMRDGVIADFEVTEAMLRHFIHKVHNRRTFVRPRIIIAVPSGITQVEKRAVRESAESAGAREVFLIEEPMAAAIGAGLPITEPTCNMVVDIGGGTTEVAVISLAGIVYSRSVRVAGDKMDAAITQYIKRKYNLLIGERTAEIIKTTIGNAYPDPDDLETIEVKGRDLVSGIPKILAIDSEEIRVAISEQIEAIVETVKIALEQTPPELAADIVDRGIVLTGGGALLKNLDKLLKEESGLPITITEDPLSTVAYGSGKVLDSIEILKQVVIK
- the mreC gene encoding rod shape-determining protein MreC, whose protein sequence is MIVGLVVAVTVNIIVLSLSTRHHKKAYVPGRIALAIVAPFQKAVTRSVRFCKNIWSHYFALVSVTEENQVLKELLKEAVQKNNQLVEVELSNMRLRELLNFRKNMTGSFIAAEIISRDPSSWFKAVVIDKGQADGLSKGQPVVISEGIVGQIAEASAHQSKVLLIIDQNSAVDALVQRTRARGIIEGKSADQCFLKYVLRKHDVKVGDAVVSSGLDGVYPKGLQIGYVSGVIKRNSGIFQEVAVTPYVDFEKLEEVLVILSVPESVSAND
- the mrdA gene encoding penicillin-binding protein 2 codes for the protein MDQFLRTADSNWFRQRLKGFILCVMAAFVVLFVRLFFLQVIEREEYRRLSENNSIRLQSIKPPRGLIFDRNGELLVDNRPSFDLSIITKDAKPLEKTLVRLTYFLEAPLEELQSKILRTKGYSAYTPILLKQDIGRDALARVEVHKFDLPGVGVNVEARRHYINQNSAAHLVGYLSEINAEELKSGKYLENKGGDFIGRFGVEKTYERYLRGERGGRQVEVNATGQVVRVLKTVEATSGHNVYLTIDTRLQKKAEELLLGRAGAVIAMDPASGEILALASNPSFDQNDFVSGMSHEQWEALVSNPQRPLENKALQGEYPPASTYKIVTAMAALEEGVIDEDTTAFCPGYYNFGDREFRCWKEGGHGTVDVIKALSESCDVFFYQTGLKLGVDRLGWYAKASGLGSPTEINLDNEAIGLVPTANWKKNRTGVEWQRGETLSVAIGQGYNLATPLQMLVLTSSVANGGTLYRPLILKQIETAEGKIVLDSEMQSRGKLPVSRRTLDIVRKGLWEVVNSPTGTARNAQIPGVEVSGKTGTAQVVGRKQDDAADKKKAPVIKPHAWFVAYAPSRNPLIAVAVIVEHGEGGGSVAAPIAREVLKVFFADRKSNNSPLHATLQP